In a single window of the Micrococcaceae bacterium Sec5.7 genome:
- a CDS encoding IS30 family transposase — MAQGSTLIAACEAVGVDRRTGRHWRQGTGGRIPRKKPEPSGRYLCLEDRLQIADLHLAGISVRAIAAQLKRSASTVSRELRRNGPGTGARGRGKYAPYAAQKRAELRGHRPKASKFDDLELASLVQAKLCVKWSPEQISDHLATTFPDRAEMQVCPETIYQALYVQGRGHLRTDLHQHLRTGRAVRRPRRPTGKRAGKIPDMILISERPAEVADRAVPGHWEGDLVLGSNCRSAIATLVERQTRFTMLVHLPDDHGAVAVRDGLLARIKTLPEHLCKSLTWDQGTELAQHRQITMATNMDIYFCDPHSPWQRGTNENTNGLLRQYFPKGTDLSVHSPERLLEVAAELNARPRKTLGGITPAQAMERLLFEPEKPAVATTA, encoded by the coding sequence ATGGCCCAGGGCTCGACGCTGATCGCGGCGTGCGAGGCTGTTGGAGTGGATCGACGAACTGGCCGTCATTGGCGTCAAGGGACCGGCGGGCGGATCCCGCGCAAGAAACCCGAACCTTCGGGCCGGTACCTGTGCCTGGAAGACCGACTGCAGATCGCGGACCTGCACCTGGCCGGAATAAGTGTGCGGGCGATCGCAGCGCAGCTCAAGCGGTCTGCATCGACGGTCAGCCGTGAACTGCGCCGTAATGGCCCCGGGACGGGCGCGCGGGGGCGGGGAAAGTATGCGCCGTATGCGGCGCAGAAACGGGCCGAGCTGCGCGGTCACCGACCCAAGGCCAGCAAGTTCGATGACCTGGAACTGGCATCCCTGGTACAGGCCAAGTTGTGCGTGAAGTGGAGTCCCGAGCAGATCAGTGACCACCTCGCCACGACGTTCCCGGACCGGGCGGAGATGCAAGTGTGTCCCGAGACGATCTACCAGGCGCTGTATGTGCAGGGCCGCGGTCACCTGCGCACTGACCTGCACCAACACCTGCGCACAGGCCGCGCCGTGAGGCGGCCAAGACGCCCCACCGGCAAGCGGGCGGGGAAGATCCCGGACATGATCCTGATCAGCGAACGACCCGCCGAGGTCGCCGACCGCGCCGTCCCTGGCCACTGGGAAGGGGATCTGGTCCTGGGGTCGAACTGCCGCTCGGCCATCGCCACCCTGGTGGAGCGCCAGACCCGGTTTACGATGCTGGTCCACCTGCCCGATGACCACGGCGCCGTCGCTGTCCGTGACGGCCTGCTGGCGAGGATCAAGACCCTGCCGGAGCACCTGTGCAAGTCGCTGACCTGGGACCAGGGCACCGAGCTTGCCCAACACCGCCAGATCACCATGGCGACCAACATGGACATCTACTTCTGCGACCCGCACTCACCCTGGCAGCGCGGCACCAACGAGAACACCAACGGACTCCTGCGCCAGTACTTCCCCAAGGGCACCGACCTGTCCGTGCACTCACCCGAGCGGCTGCTCGAAGTCGCAGCCGAACTCAACGCCCGACCCCGCAAGACCCTGGGCGGCATCACCCCCGCCCAAGCCATGGAACGGCTACTATTTGAACCAGAAAAACCCGCCGTTGCAACGACCGCCTGA
- a CDS encoding ABC transporter permease has translation MSIVPAAAPHTKWSRVVLIAIAAAAIVGVVLLAFTWFGVTSSAKDIPLAVIGPDAQVQALEKALEDKAAGTFTITTVDSRDAATALIRSRDAYGAVVLGQTPEVLTASANGTAVSQILTGVAQQIQSQINQAGASAPAAAPKVIVTDLVPLAASDAKGTGLALAGFPLAMGGMIGGILVSLTVVGNRRRLGALALYSILAGGIIVLVMQGLYGVLQGNVALNGLAAALSLLGTSSFIVGLNALIGTAGIPVGAVITMLIANPISAASAPMQFLPGPWGTIGQWLVPGASTTLLRDLSYFPDANTLFPWLVLAGWTLAGVLFTMIGHFRNQEVVHIEGSLDPEPGSTRATANTEGVRLP, from the coding sequence ATGTCCATCGTTCCTGCGGCCGCGCCGCACACCAAGTGGTCGCGCGTGGTCCTTATCGCGATCGCGGCCGCGGCCATTGTTGGTGTGGTCCTGCTCGCCTTCACTTGGTTCGGCGTCACGTCTTCGGCGAAGGACATCCCCCTGGCCGTCATTGGCCCGGACGCGCAGGTCCAGGCACTGGAAAAGGCGTTGGAGGACAAGGCAGCCGGAACCTTCACGATCACCACGGTGGACAGCAGGGACGCGGCCACGGCCCTCATACGCTCTCGGGACGCCTACGGTGCGGTGGTGCTGGGGCAGACCCCCGAGGTCCTCACCGCCTCCGCAAACGGCACCGCGGTGAGCCAGATCCTCACCGGCGTCGCCCAGCAGATCCAGAGCCAAATCAACCAGGCCGGGGCGTCCGCACCGGCGGCGGCTCCGAAGGTGATAGTGACCGACCTCGTTCCGCTCGCGGCGTCAGATGCGAAAGGCACCGGCCTGGCGTTGGCGGGCTTCCCGCTGGCCATGGGCGGGATGATCGGCGGCATCCTCGTCTCGCTCACGGTGGTGGGCAACCGGCGCCGGCTGGGCGCCCTGGCCCTGTACTCAATCCTGGCCGGCGGCATCATTGTGCTGGTGATGCAGGGGCTCTACGGCGTGCTGCAGGGAAACGTCGCGCTCAACGGTCTGGCCGCCGCGCTGTCGCTGCTTGGAACCAGTTCATTCATCGTCGGGCTCAACGCACTGATCGGCACTGCGGGTATCCCGGTCGGTGCCGTGATCACCATGCTGATCGCCAACCCCATCTCTGCCGCCTCCGCACCCATGCAGTTCCTCCCCGGACCCTGGGGCACAATTGGTCAATGGTTAGTCCCGGGAGCCTCGACCACCTTGCTGCGGGACCTCTCCTATTTTCCGGATGCCAACACACTGTTCCCCTGGCTGGTCCTGGCCGGATGGACCCTCGCCGGGGTCCTGTTCACCATGATCGGACACTTCCGCAACCAGGAAGTCGTCCACATCGAAGGCTCCCTCGACCCAGAGCCCGGGTCGACCAGGGCCACGGCTAACACTGAGGGAGTCCGGTTGCCATGA
- a CDS encoding TetR/AcrR family transcriptional regulator translates to MPRVTDAYRQARRLEIAAAALRCFGRKGFQGTSMADIIAESRLSAGAIYSHFKGKDELIEVSVHGVLDHLLDEINALRSSDPLPEPREVLKAFLQSIGKDIIERGLLLQVWAEAMTDPGLARIAAGTVTGLKELFAGYLITWYTQSRGLSPAEASSRAGKYAAVMLGVCQGFIVQSALIPEFDAQEYLAGLGAITPA, encoded by the coding sequence ATGCCGAGAGTGACAGATGCCTACCGTCAGGCCCGCCGTCTGGAGATCGCGGCGGCGGCGTTGCGCTGCTTTGGCCGCAAGGGGTTCCAGGGAACCTCGATGGCCGACATCATTGCTGAGTCCAGGCTGTCGGCAGGTGCCATCTACAGTCACTTCAAGGGCAAGGACGAACTCATCGAGGTTTCCGTTCATGGGGTCCTGGACCACCTGTTGGATGAGATCAACGCGCTACGCTCGTCTGACCCGTTGCCCGAACCCCGTGAGGTGCTCAAAGCATTCCTGCAAAGCATCGGAAAGGACATCATCGAGCGCGGACTCCTCCTTCAGGTCTGGGCCGAGGCGATGACCGATCCGGGGCTGGCCCGTATAGCGGCCGGAACGGTCACCGGGCTCAAGGAACTCTTCGCCGGTTACCTCATCACCTGGTACACCCAGTCCCGCGGGCTGTCACCCGCGGAAGCTTCCTCCCGCGCCGGGAAATACGCTGCGGTGATGCTGGGAGTGTGCCAGGGCTTCATCGTCCAATCCGCGCTAATCCCGGAGTTCGACGCCCAGGAATACCTCGCAGGACTCGGCGCGATCACACCGGCCTGA
- a CDS encoding LysR family transcriptional regulator, protein MEIRRLELLLELSRAGSMREVADLLGTTTSTVSQQIAMLSREAGTALLEREGRNVRLTQAGRRLAAHAGTILAAVQAARLDLDPGAEPAGTLRVSGFVTAIRTSLMPIIIRLAESHPGVQIVVQEHEPAEALALLGAGEVDLALTYDYNLAPAHADARFDSLPLWSTPWSLGVLTDEAKNVHGDALAVFKAFAGHDWIGNSRNQADEDVVRIIASMAGFEPCLRHKSDSLDLVEDLILAGMGIGLLPATRRTQAGVTLLPLTQPGVTLRAYALTRHGSSTWPPLALALGELAREQNRTIHSVDPVQHLK, encoded by the coding sequence GTGGAGATCCGTCGGCTGGAGCTGTTGCTTGAGTTGTCCCGTGCCGGTTCGATGCGCGAAGTCGCAGACCTGCTGGGCACAACCACGTCCACGGTGTCCCAGCAGATCGCGATGTTGAGCAGGGAGGCCGGGACAGCCCTTCTGGAACGGGAAGGCAGAAACGTCCGGTTGACCCAGGCAGGGCGCCGTCTGGCCGCTCACGCGGGAACGATCCTCGCGGCGGTCCAAGCCGCACGGCTGGACCTCGACCCCGGTGCGGAGCCCGCCGGCACGCTACGCGTGTCGGGGTTTGTCACTGCGATCCGCACATCACTGATGCCGATCATCATCCGGCTGGCGGAGAGCCACCCCGGCGTGCAGATTGTCGTCCAGGAACATGAACCGGCCGAAGCCCTCGCCCTGCTGGGCGCCGGTGAGGTTGATCTCGCCCTCACCTACGACTACAACCTGGCCCCGGCGCATGCTGATGCCAGGTTCGATTCCCTCCCGCTCTGGTCCACACCGTGGAGTCTGGGAGTCCTCACTGATGAGGCGAAGAACGTGCACGGCGACGCCCTTGCCGTCTTCAAGGCCTTCGCCGGCCACGACTGGATCGGCAACTCCCGCAACCAGGCAGATGAAGACGTCGTCCGAATCATCGCCTCCATGGCCGGATTCGAGCCATGCCTACGGCACAAATCAGACAGTCTCGACCTCGTCGAGGACCTCATTCTGGCCGGCATGGGCATCGGACTGCTGCCGGCAACCCGCCGAACCCAAGCCGGGGTCACGCTGTTGCCCCTCACCCAACCCGGGGTCACGTTACGCGCCTACGCACTCACCCGCCACGGCAGCAGCACTTGGCCTCCACTGGCCCTGGCCCTGGGTGAGCTGGCCCGCGAACAAAACCGGACAATCCACTCGGTTGACCCGGTTCAACACCTCAAATAG
- a CDS encoding AAA family ATPase, translating to MADLILLNGPPGIGKSTLARMFVDRHPGTLNLDIDQVRCLIGGWQEDFQGTGEIVRPVAASMAAAHLAAGRDVIMPQFLDADDEIAIFRALAEETGSGFREIVIMDTKERSVERFGDRGAEDDVPWHGQIKAIVEQGGGSQLLESMYDDLVRGLRKRPSASVIHSSSGAIEETYANLVCALAL from the coding sequence ATGGCTGATCTGATTCTCCTGAACGGCCCGCCGGGAATCGGTAAGTCAACTCTGGCGAGGATGTTCGTCGATCGCCACCCGGGCACATTGAATCTGGACATCGATCAAGTGCGCTGCCTGATTGGTGGGTGGCAAGAGGACTTCCAGGGAACCGGAGAGATAGTCCGCCCCGTCGCGGCCAGCATGGCTGCCGCGCACCTTGCTGCAGGACGTGACGTCATCATGCCGCAGTTCCTCGACGCCGACGACGAGATTGCAATCTTCCGGGCCCTCGCTGAGGAGACCGGCAGCGGCTTCCGAGAGATTGTCATCATGGACACGAAAGAGCGTTCCGTCGAGCGGTTCGGCGACCGTGGCGCCGAGGATGATGTCCCGTGGCACGGGCAGATTAAGGCAATCGTGGAACAAGGCGGTGGTTCGCAACTGCTGGAGTCCATGTACGACGATCTGGTCCGCGGACTTCGAAAACGGCCGTCCGCTTCCGTCATCCACAGTAGCTCCGGAGCCATCGAGGAGACCTACGCGAACTTGGTATGTGCGCTGGCGCTATAA
- a CDS encoding FAD-dependent oxidoreductase — translation MTDYEVDVLVAGAGPVGLMAAWQLARWGVSVRLVDAAPGPATTSRALATHARSLEIYDQLGILGDIAPHGTRVNGFVRHQADRATRVNYDFGDLVTRFPYMFNIDQVITERVLRGYAASAGIEVEWSTRLESFQHDADGVTVMLRSGDGSSAGQETVRARYLWGCDGGHSTVRKILELPLAGEAAHTWLIADAIVHTNLERDGLHSLSPAGGALMLFPFPDPGKWRLLDTTGEGEPEHPEQIARQFSTKLSQALGRETTVDTPSWASKFTIQQRAVPAMHVGRCFVSGDAAHVHSPASGQGLNTGIQDAHNLAWKLAMVVHGHADAALLDTYDAERVPIGQALLASTGAVTNSAMVDTTPKDTQNSDRDFIRQLIRNASGLSIAYPDSPLTVPDDESGEGPRPGQRLTQISAADAQSPGWIVLRGSLRTSAWHLLVFAGSRQSTSQDQVTADTNSLPAWLDQVTISQRRLDKDDRGVWDPDGRVHDTLAATEGDWILVRPDGYLSARGTGDTNLRAALDRLTSLRV, via the coding sequence ATGACAGATTATGAGGTTGACGTCCTCGTTGCAGGAGCCGGCCCGGTCGGACTCATGGCCGCATGGCAACTGGCCCGGTGGGGTGTTTCGGTTCGCTTGGTGGATGCCGCGCCCGGTCCGGCCACGACCAGCCGCGCGCTGGCCACGCACGCCCGCAGCCTGGAAATCTACGATCAGCTCGGAATTCTCGGCGACATCGCTCCGCACGGAACGAGAGTCAACGGGTTCGTCCGCCATCAGGCCGACCGCGCGACACGGGTCAACTATGATTTCGGCGACCTGGTGACCCGGTTTCCATACATGTTCAATATCGATCAGGTGATCACCGAACGCGTGCTTCGCGGATATGCCGCTTCGGCCGGCATCGAAGTGGAGTGGAGCACCAGGCTGGAGTCGTTCCAGCACGACGCTGACGGCGTCACGGTCATGTTGCGCAGCGGCGATGGCTCCAGCGCGGGGCAGGAGACCGTTCGTGCGCGATACCTCTGGGGATGCGACGGCGGACACTCGACCGTCCGCAAGATCCTCGAGCTCCCGCTGGCAGGCGAAGCCGCCCACACCTGGCTGATCGCCGATGCAATCGTGCACACCAATCTGGAGCGAGATGGCCTGCACTCGCTGTCCCCAGCCGGCGGCGCGCTGATGCTGTTCCCGTTTCCGGATCCGGGCAAGTGGCGGCTACTGGACACGACCGGCGAAGGAGAGCCTGAGCATCCCGAGCAGATCGCTCGGCAGTTCAGCACCAAGTTGTCGCAGGCTCTGGGACGCGAGACCACCGTGGATACCCCCAGTTGGGCGTCGAAGTTCACCATCCAGCAGCGCGCGGTACCCGCGATGCACGTCGGGCGGTGTTTCGTTTCTGGTGACGCCGCCCATGTTCATTCCCCCGCGTCCGGGCAGGGCCTCAACACCGGCATCCAGGACGCGCACAACCTGGCGTGGAAGCTGGCCATGGTCGTACACGGACACGCCGATGCCGCGCTGCTCGATACCTACGACGCCGAGCGCGTTCCCATTGGCCAGGCCCTACTCGCCTCCACCGGCGCGGTCACGAACTCGGCCATGGTCGACACCACCCCCAAGGACACCCAGAACTCCGATCGTGACTTCATCCGCCAGCTCATCCGGAACGCGTCAGGTCTGAGCATCGCTTACCCCGACAGCCCACTCACGGTGCCGGACGACGAGTCAGGTGAAGGTCCACGACCCGGCCAGCGACTCACCCAAATCTCCGCAGCCGATGCCCAATCACCCGGCTGGATCGTACTGCGCGGGTCGCTCAGGACCTCAGCCTGGCATCTGCTCGTTTTCGCTGGGAGCAGGCAGTCCACCAGTCAGGATCAGGTCACCGCGGACACCAACTCCCTACCGGCCTGGTTGGACCAGGTGACGATCAGTCAGCGGCGGCTGGATAAGGATGACCGCGGGGTGTGGGATCCCGACGGCCGGGTACACGACACGCTCGCCGCGACCGAGGGGGACTGGATCCTCGTACGCCCCGACGGTTATCTCAGCGCCCGCGGCACCGGGGACACCAACCTCCGCGCTGCGTTGGACCGGCTGACCAGCCTGCGCGTGTGA
- a CDS encoding EamA family transporter, producing the protein MNSRLQASGLRGGTSMALAAMCCVQLGLAASIGLTDQIGAAGVAWLRLFWAGLILIAITRPWRTAFKRSTLLTCVLLGIATAGMTIMFMAAVTRLPLGTASALEFLGPLSVATSLGRGRARLWALVAAAGVLALTEPWHGTTDPVGVLLALGAAACWAGYIVLTQRAGDEVTGLHALGVSMPVAAIVATVTVGPFAIGHLDWQDLIISPGLALLLPLIPFSLELLALRRLTSAAFGTLMSLEPAIALIIGTTILGQSPRTSALIGIVLVVAAGIGAARTGTRPEGPGITSSDPREHEQEQAPIQPGPG; encoded by the coding sequence ATGAACTCCCGTCTTCAGGCCAGCGGTTTACGTGGCGGCACCTCGATGGCTCTCGCAGCCATGTGCTGCGTCCAACTCGGATTGGCGGCATCGATCGGCCTGACAGACCAGATCGGCGCGGCAGGTGTGGCGTGGCTGCGCCTGTTCTGGGCAGGGCTCATTCTGATCGCCATCACCCGGCCCTGGCGAACCGCCTTCAAGCGCTCCACGCTGCTGACGTGCGTCTTGTTAGGGATCGCCACCGCCGGGATGACCATTATGTTCATGGCCGCCGTGACGCGGTTGCCGCTGGGCACCGCCAGCGCGCTGGAGTTCCTCGGACCCTTATCGGTGGCCACCTCACTCGGACGGGGCAGGGCCCGGTTGTGGGCCCTGGTCGCGGCAGCAGGGGTACTTGCACTGACCGAACCATGGCACGGTACAACAGACCCTGTCGGCGTCCTCCTGGCCCTGGGTGCAGCAGCCTGCTGGGCGGGCTACATCGTCCTGACTCAAAGGGCCGGCGACGAGGTGACCGGCCTACACGCACTGGGCGTCTCCATGCCTGTTGCCGCGATCGTCGCGACTGTCACCGTCGGGCCCTTTGCAATTGGTCACCTCGACTGGCAAGACCTGATCATCAGCCCCGGCCTGGCATTGCTGCTGCCCCTGATCCCGTTCAGCCTGGAATTGCTTGCCCTGCGGCGGCTGACCTCCGCAGCATTCGGAACACTGATGAGTCTTGAACCCGCCATCGCTCTAATCATCGGGACGACCATTCTGGGCCAGTCACCCCGAACCAGCGCCCTCATCGGCATAGTCCTTGTCGTAGCTGCCGGCATAGGCGCAGCCCGTACCGGCACGAGGCCCGAGGGGCCGGGCATCACGTCGAGCGATCCACGCGAACACGAACAAGAACAAGCACCTATCCAACCAGGCCCGGGCTGA
- a CDS encoding IS30 family transposase translates to MQAGDFITEAVAPINTSRRTGRRVLAEAGGVRPRRGRDLKGRCLTFAQREEIAVLRAQGRSLRQIGAVVGRAASTVSRELRRNSVAGLPYRATSAHALAYERASRPKPAKLHTNPVLRAKVEGDLKKKYSPEQIAGRLQVEFPDEPEMRVSPETIYQSLYVQSRGALNRDLAACLRTGRAIRQPCRKAGQRKNRIPGMINISERPPEVQDRAVPGHWEGDLIIGKGNQSAIGTLVERTTNYTMLVHLPDGYKAEQMRDALTAKIKTLPEALRHSLTWDQGIEMQDWKTVKIDTGIEIYFCDPHSPWQRGLNENTNGLLRQYFPKGTDLSIHSAADLDWVAQELNDRPRKRLEFRKPIELIENLLLQ, encoded by the coding sequence ATGCAGGCGGGTGATTTCATCACCGAAGCCGTGGCTCCGATCAATACGAGCCGGCGGACTGGGCGCCGGGTTCTCGCGGAGGCCGGGGGTGTCAGGCCCCGGCGGGGCCGGGATCTGAAGGGCCGTTGCCTGACCTTCGCCCAGCGAGAGGAGATCGCGGTGCTGCGCGCCCAGGGACGATCATTGCGGCAGATCGGGGCCGTGGTCGGCAGAGCGGCGTCGACGGTGTCCAGGGAGCTGCGGCGCAACTCGGTGGCAGGATTGCCCTACCGGGCGACGTCGGCTCACGCGCTGGCGTATGAGCGGGCTTCGCGGCCGAAACCGGCGAAACTGCACACCAATCCGGTGTTGCGTGCGAAGGTGGAAGGGGACCTGAAAAAGAAGTACTCACCGGAGCAGATCGCAGGACGCCTGCAGGTTGAGTTTCCCGATGAGCCGGAGATGCGGGTGTCACCTGAGACCATTTACCAGTCCCTCTACGTTCAGTCCCGCGGAGCACTCAACCGCGATCTGGCCGCGTGTTTGCGCACCGGGCGGGCTATCAGGCAGCCCTGCAGGAAGGCCGGCCAGCGGAAGAACCGGATCCCGGGGATGATCAATATCTCCGAACGCCCACCCGAGGTTCAGGACCGGGCCGTGCCAGGGCATTGGGAAGGGGATTTAATCATCGGCAAGGGGAATCAGTCCGCGATCGGGACGCTGGTCGAGCGGACCACCAATTACACGATGCTCGTGCACCTGCCGGACGGGTACAAGGCCGAGCAGATGCGTGATGCGCTGACCGCGAAGATCAAGACGCTCCCCGAGGCGCTGCGGCATTCCCTGACCTGGGATCAGGGCATCGAGATGCAGGACTGGAAAACCGTGAAGATCGACACCGGCATCGAGATCTACTTCTGCGACCCGCACTCGCCCTGGCAGCGCGGCCTCAATGAAAACACCAATGGCCTGCTGCGCCAGTATTTCCCCAAGGGCACGGACCTGAGCATCCACAGCGCCGCAGATCTCGACTGGGTTGCCCAGGAACTCAACGACCGGCCGCGGAAAAGACTAGAGTTCAGGAAACCGATCGAACTGATCGAAAACCTCCTGTTGCAATGA
- a CDS encoding MFS transporter, which produces MGVSDDGSSAMESKLRRYPAFVRFWLASTVSDFGTYITTLALSVLILVTMNGTPLDQGLVNAARWTPYLLFGLVAGVWIDRFPRRTVLIGGDWGALKISASRTHGSWSS; this is translated from the coding sequence GTGGGAGTCTCTGACGACGGCTCTTCGGCAATGGAGTCGAAGCTTCGCCGCTATCCAGCGTTTGTCAGGTTCTGGTTGGCATCGACGGTGTCCGATTTCGGCACCTACATAACTACCTTGGCTTTGTCTGTCCTGATTTTGGTGACGATGAACGGCACACCATTGGATCAGGGCCTGGTCAATGCTGCCAGGTGGACCCCGTATCTACTTTTCGGGCTGGTTGCCGGAGTCTGGATTGACCGGTTTCCCCGCCGAACGGTGCTCATCGGCGGAGACTGGGGTGCCCTGAAGATCTCGGCCAGCAGGACACATGGGTCTTGGAGTTCCTGA
- a CDS encoding recombinase family protein produces MEIGYARVSTAKQDLDRQIDALRGEGIPTKHIYVDKKSGSTTNRPGLHEALDQARDGDVIVVHTLDRLGRTVRDTLNLIHDLAGRGVGVRNLADPIRVDSANPEDPMSQLAVVMLALFGQMERTYAIERAAHARAVAKGKRIGRPSVIDPAKLAYAVHLRDQENQSISEIVEATGITRSSLYRYLPPRPPETLTAET; encoded by the coding sequence ATGGAAATTGGGTACGCCCGCGTCTCGACCGCGAAACAGGACCTCGACCGGCAGATCGACGCACTGCGCGGCGAGGGGATTCCCACCAAACATATCTATGTGGACAAGAAATCCGGATCCACGACAAACCGGCCCGGACTGCATGAAGCCCTCGACCAGGCCCGCGATGGAGACGTTATCGTGGTGCACACCCTGGACAGGTTAGGCCGTACCGTCCGGGACACCCTGAACCTCATCCACGATCTGGCGGGCCGCGGTGTCGGCGTCCGGAACCTGGCTGACCCGATCCGGGTTGATTCCGCCAATCCAGAAGATCCCATGTCGCAGCTGGCAGTGGTGATGCTCGCGCTCTTCGGCCAAATGGAACGAACCTACGCGATCGAACGCGCGGCCCACGCGCGTGCCGTTGCTAAAGGCAAAAGGATCGGCCGGCCCAGCGTGATCGATCCAGCGAAGCTCGCCTATGCCGTCCACCTTCGCGACCAGGAAAATCAGTCCATCTCCGAGATCGTCGAAGCCACGGGTATCACCCGCTCCAGCCTCTACCGTTACCTGCCGCCCCGTCCGCCGGAGACGCTGACCGCCGAGACCTAG